From the genome of Candidatus Electrothrix communis, one region includes:
- a CDS encoding Fic family protein, whose protein sequence is MNAELNNLLQDIDQLKIKLDAARPLLNNSILEAVDIEYTYDSNRIEGNTLTLRETDIIINKGLTVGGKSMREHLEATNHYEAILFIKDLVHQKKEISESLIKNVHALILRGIDRENAGKYRSVPVAISGSRHVPPQPWQVAKLMEDMILWIKNESSNIHPVIFAAEIHERIATIHPFIDGNGRTARLMMNLVLLQYGYTITNIPGDTEHRLAYYNALEKCNLHDDKTDFSILMAGYVKTNLDNMVHKLGK, encoded by the coding sequence ATGAATGCCGAATTAAACAACCTCTTACAAGACATCGACCAACTCAAAATAAAGCTTGATGCTGCCCGCCCTTTGCTCAACAACTCCATCCTTGAAGCGGTGGATATCGAATACACCTATGACAGCAACCGGATCGAAGGCAACACCCTAACCCTACGAGAAACAGACATCATTATCAACAAGGGCTTGACCGTAGGCGGTAAATCCATGCGGGAACACCTGGAAGCAACCAATCATTACGAGGCAATTCTCTTTATCAAAGATCTTGTTCACCAGAAAAAAGAAATCTCAGAAAGCCTGATAAAGAATGTCCACGCTCTTATTTTAAGGGGAATCGACAGAGAAAATGCCGGAAAATATCGCTCTGTTCCGGTGGCAATCTCCGGAAGCAGGCATGTTCCTCCGCAGCCCTGGCAAGTAGCGAAACTGATGGAAGACATGATATTATGGATAAAAAACGAATCCTCAAATATCCACCCTGTCATTTTCGCAGCAGAAATCCACGAAAGAATAGCAACAATCCACCCTTTTATTGATGGCAACGGCAGAACGGCCCGGTTAATGATGAACCTTGTTCTTCTGCAATACGGCTATACCATAACAAATATTCCGGGTGATACGGAACATCGGCTGGCGTATTATAATGCCCTGGAAAAATGTAACCTTCATGATGACAAGACAGATTTCTCCATCTTAATGGCAGGATATGTGAAAACAAACCTCGACAACATGGTTCACAAACTGGGAAAATAA
- a CDS encoding restriction endonuclease subunit S: MSKIKTLPTGWAKKRLENVSIIQTGIAKNQNSKQEMIELPYLRVANVQDGYLDLSEIKTIKIQKNKKNRYRLEDGDVLLTEGGDFDKLGRGSVWKGQIKDCVHQNHVFAVRPKKNELLPSFLSAQTGSSYGKRYFLSCSKQSTNLASINSSQLKAFPVILPPLPEQKAIADLLSTWDEAIKKTEKLIQAKEKQFNIILNNLIYLPTLEGKWKQVRTKSLFKERKETKRGDLPLLSITNSEGVIPRENTNRKDTSNKDKSKYLRICPGDIGYNTMRMWQGVSALSSLEGIVSPAYTICTPGEKLCSLFVAYLFKMPFMINRFYRYSQGLTSDTWNLKYHHFSEVKMPLPAIEEQEQIADTLSIAQQEIKLLKQIAEKYKAQKRGLMQKMLTGEWRIKPEVVKRYA; the protein is encoded by the coding sequence ATGAGTAAGATTAAAACCCTACCTACGGGGTGGGCAAAGAAGCGCCTTGAGAACGTATCAATAATACAGACTGGAATTGCAAAAAATCAAAATTCTAAGCAAGAAATGATAGAACTGCCATATCTTCGAGTCGCGAATGTTCAAGATGGTTATTTGGACCTGTCCGAAATAAAAACCATCAAAATCCAGAAAAATAAAAAAAATCGTTATAGGCTTGAGGATGGCGACGTTTTATTAACAGAAGGGGGTGATTTCGACAAGCTAGGAAGAGGTAGTGTTTGGAAAGGGCAAATCAAGGACTGTGTACATCAAAACCATGTTTTTGCAGTACGTCCAAAAAAGAATGAATTATTACCAAGCTTCTTGTCTGCGCAAACAGGTAGTTCATACGGAAAAAGGTATTTTCTCAGCTGCTCAAAACAAAGTACAAACCTTGCGAGCATAAATTCATCTCAACTTAAAGCTTTCCCAGTAATTCTCCCCCCACTCCCCGAACAAAAAGCCATTGCCGACTTGCTGTCCACCTGGGACGAGGCCATCAAGAAAACCGAAAAACTGATCCAGGCAAAGGAAAAACAATTTAACATAATCTTAAACAACCTGATTTATTTACCGACCTTAGAAGGTAAATGGAAACAGGTTAGAACAAAATCTCTTTTCAAGGAACGCAAAGAAACCAAGCGAGGTGATTTGCCACTCCTTTCCATAACAAACAGCGAAGGTGTGATTCCTCGGGAGAATACGAACAGGAAAGACACTTCAAACAAAGATAAATCAAAATATCTGAGAATATGTCCAGGAGATATTGGCTACAATACCATGAGGATGTGGCAGGGTGTCTCCGCCCTGTCGTCCTTAGAAGGAATTGTAAGTCCCGCTTACACAATATGTACTCCGGGAGAAAAACTCTGCTCCTTATTTGTCGCTTATTTATTCAAAATGCCGTTCATGATCAATCGGTTTTATAGGTATTCACAGGGATTGACTTCAGATACTTGGAATCTTAAATACCATCACTTTAGTGAAGTTAAAATGCCGCTCCCGGCCATCGAAGAGCAGGAGCAAATCGCCGACACTCTCTCCATCGCCCAGCAAGAAATCAAACTCCTCAAGCAAATAGCAGAAAAATACAAAGCCCAGAAACGCGGTTTGATGCAAAAGATGCTCACCGGCGAGTGGAGGATAAAACCGGAAGTCGTCAAAAGATATGCATGA
- a CDS encoding type I restriction-modification system subunit M, with protein sequence MSSKIEQKDINNAAWAACDTFRGVVDPAQYKDYILTMLFVKYISDVWQDHYEEYQQQYGDDDVRIRRKLERERFVLPVVKLTEKNNETGEETVLDEFPATYSSLYERRTAANIGELINIVLDHIEESNKSKLEGVFRNIDFNSEANLGKTKDRNRRLKQLLEDFHKPQLNMKPSLISEDVIGNTYIYLIERFASDSGKKAGEFFTPLKVTELVAKLASPKPGDRICDPTCGSGGLLIQAAKQVGDRNFALFGQESNGSTWALCRMNMFLHSFDSARVEWCDTLNSPLLLENDRLMRFNCVVANPPFSLDKWGAESAESDQYKRFWRGVPPKSKGDWAFISHMVETALEKQGRVAVVVPHGVLFRGAAEGRIRQKMIEENLLDAVIGLPGNLFPTTNIPVAILVFDRSREKGGLKEACSNVFFVDASREFVSSKNQNTLSETHLARIMATYTARVEEEKYAHVAEFDEIKENDFNLNIPRYVDTFEEEAEIDIDAVQLEIDALEKELAEVRVMMAEKLLEIQR encoded by the coding sequence ATGAGCAGTAAAATAGAGCAAAAAGACATCAACAACGCAGCATGGGCCGCATGCGACACCTTCCGGGGAGTTGTTGATCCGGCACAGTATAAAGACTACATCCTCACGATGCTCTTCGTGAAATATATCTCTGATGTCTGGCAGGACCATTATGAAGAGTATCAGCAGCAGTATGGCGATGATGATGTTCGTATCCGCCGCAAGCTTGAGCGTGAGCGTTTTGTGCTCCCGGTGGTTAAGCTCACTGAAAAGAATAACGAGACCGGCGAAGAGACCGTTCTGGATGAATTTCCAGCCACCTACTCCAGCCTCTACGAGCGCAGGACAGCCGCCAATATCGGTGAGCTGATCAATATCGTGCTCGACCATATTGAAGAGAGCAATAAGAGCAAACTCGAAGGGGTTTTCCGCAATATCGACTTTAACAGCGAGGCCAACCTCGGCAAAACCAAAGACCGCAACCGCCGCCTCAAACAGCTGCTGGAGGATTTTCACAAGCCCCAGCTCAACATGAAGCCCAGCCTCATCTCCGAGGATGTGATCGGCAATACCTACATCTATTTGATTGAACGATTTGCCTCGGACTCGGGCAAAAAGGCCGGTGAATTCTTTACCCCGCTCAAGGTGACCGAGCTGGTTGCCAAACTGGCCAGCCCCAAACCGGGGGACCGCATCTGTGATCCTACCTGCGGGTCGGGCGGTCTTTTGATTCAGGCGGCCAAACAGGTGGGCGACCGTAACTTTGCCCTGTTCGGCCAGGAGTCCAACGGCAGCACCTGGGCACTCTGCCGCATGAATATGTTCCTGCACAGCTTTGACAGTGCCCGAGTAGAATGGTGCGATACCCTGAACAGCCCGCTCCTGCTGGAAAATGACCGACTGATGCGATTCAACTGCGTGGTAGCTAACCCTCCGTTCTCGCTGGACAAGTGGGGTGCGGAAAGTGCCGAGAGCGACCAATACAAGCGATTCTGGCGCGGCGTTCCGCCTAAGAGCAAGGGCGACTGGGCCTTTATCAGCCATATGGTGGAAACCGCCCTTGAAAAACAGGGCCGGGTCGCTGTGGTGGTTCCCCATGGGGTGTTGTTCCGGGGTGCTGCCGAAGGCCGTATCCGCCAAAAAATGATTGAGGAAAACCTGCTGGATGCAGTCATCGGCCTACCGGGCAACCTCTTTCCGACCACCAATATTCCAGTGGCTATCCTGGTCTTTGACCGCTCCCGTGAAAAAGGGGGGTTGAAGGAAGCATGCAGTAATGTCTTTTTTGTTGATGCCAGCCGAGAGTTTGTGTCCAGTAAAAATCAGAACACTCTTTCTGAAACGCACTTGGCCAGAATCATGGCAACCTATACTGCACGGGTTGAAGAGGAAAAATACGCCCATGTGGCCGAGTTTGACGAGATCAAGGAAAACGACTTCAACCTCAATATTCCCCGCTATGTGGACACCTTTGAGGAGGAAGCGGAAATCGATATCGATGCGGTGCAGCTGGAAATTGATGCTCTGGAAAAAGAGTTGGCAGAGGTGCGGGTGATGATGGCTGAGAAGCTTCTGGAGATTCAAAGGTGA
- a CDS encoding Abi family protein translates to MPSPPLIKPHLEYPELVARLKEREMIIPDQARAIRKLSQIGYYRLSGFWYPCRRPKFDDDGNFLKDTKTGLPVRDDRFQDNINFNDIIDLYLFDKKLRQLMLDGIERIEIYMRSIIAHEIGKIDPLAYEKEEFINPKVTATKQKNGKAVNHWYQWMNRLCNLINSSKEDCIVWHQKRGLPIPFWAVIECWDYGLMSKYFENLNGRCQQKIIRRVGFAKPSTLINWLTEINILRNKCAHHARIWNRTSANPINLKGFETDPYFQKLNLSLEARRRIYGQAAVIWYFVRKIGPSSDWIKRFADLVDSKPALEPCPYTAMGFPDNSGFPRELFGID, encoded by the coding sequence ATGCCTTCCCCTCCTCTTATCAAGCCCCATTTAGAATACCCTGAACTTGTTGCCCGTCTCAAAGAACGGGAAATGATTATTCCCGACCAAGCAAGGGCAATCCGCAAGCTGTCTCAAATTGGATACTACCGGTTAAGCGGCTTCTGGTATCCGTGCAGGCGTCCCAAATTTGACGATGACGGCAATTTTCTCAAAGACACAAAGACCGGCCTACCTGTCCGGGATGACAGATTTCAGGACAATATCAACTTTAACGATATAATAGACCTGTATCTGTTTGATAAAAAGCTGCGTCAGCTCATGCTGGACGGGATCGAACGGATTGAAATTTACATGCGCAGTATCATTGCCCATGAAATAGGGAAGATTGATCCGCTCGCCTACGAGAAAGAAGAATTTATAAATCCCAAGGTCACCGCAACCAAGCAGAAAAACGGCAAAGCGGTCAACCACTGGTATCAATGGATGAACAGGCTTTGTAATCTGATAAATAGCAGTAAGGAAGATTGCATAGTCTGGCACCAGAAAAGAGGACTGCCCATCCCTTTCTGGGCAGTTATTGAGTGCTGGGATTACGGCCTGATGTCGAAATATTTTGAAAATCTGAACGGCAGATGCCAACAAAAAATAATTCGTCGCGTAGGATTTGCAAAACCTTCCACGCTGATAAACTGGCTTACCGAGATCAACATATTACGGAACAAATGTGCCCATCATGCCCGAATTTGGAACCGTACCTCTGCAAATCCGATCAACCTAAAGGGCTTTGAAACTGACCCGTATTTTCAAAAACTCAATCTCAGCCTTGAGGCACGGCGCAGAATATACGGGCAGGCTGCCGTCATCTGGTATTTTGTCCGAAAGATAGGGCCAAGTTCCGATTGGATCAAAAGGTTTGCCGATCTTGTGGACAGTAAACCGGCTCTTGAACCCTGCCCTTATACGGCAATGGGGTTCCCGGACAACTCCGGCTTTCCGAGAGAGCTTTTCGGGATCGACTGA
- the smpB gene encoding SsrA-binding protein SmpB, producing MKIVCKNKKAFHDYHIDKTMEAGMVLTGPEVKSLRAGRANIKDGYAQLKNGEVFLYNIHISPYAFAAHSVTDPLRVRKLLLHKREVRKLVGKLNEKGVALIPLKIYFIDNGKAKIELGLARGKKLYDKRASLKEKQSNRDVQRSLRQQD from the coding sequence ATGAAAATTGTCTGTAAAAACAAAAAGGCCTTTCATGATTATCATATCGATAAGACCATGGAAGCTGGTATGGTCTTAACCGGACCAGAGGTCAAGTCCCTGAGAGCAGGTCGGGCCAATATTAAAGACGGTTATGCCCAGCTCAAGAACGGTGAAGTATTTTTGTACAACATTCATATTTCACCCTATGCCTTTGCCGCCCACTCTGTCACAGACCCGCTCAGAGTGCGTAAATTACTGCTGCACAAGCGAGAAGTACGAAAACTTGTCGGCAAACTGAATGAAAAAGGGGTTGCGCTTATCCCACTCAAGATATACTTTATAGATAATGGAAAGGCCAAAATAGAACTTGGCTTGGCCCGAGGCAAAAAGCTCTATGACAAGCGGGCCTCCTTAAAAGAGAAACAATCAAACCGTGATGTTCAACGATCATTGCGGCAGCAAGACTAG
- the bioC gene encoding malonyl-ACP O-methyltransferase BioC — protein sequence MQKIDKHLVCRQFRRAAASYDRQATIQHRVADRLLAVTAQYTKEQQALSVLEIGCCTGLLTSKLLNSNIKVRSLILNDLMPDFAERLPQNLTVDKLSFLPGDIEKLPLPGPFDLIISSSTFHWLDDLEQSLDKLLAALAPGGVLAFSLYGPDNLPEIKELTGVGLNYLSLPEIRSMLEKRCLLEESYQDKEIFLFPKPRDVLNHLRQTGVNSINRKPWTRQELHSFCQEYTKRFQVDQAVRLTYNPLYFVARRSRDLTKKVEERRTSK from the coding sequence ATGCAGAAAATCGACAAGCACCTTGTCTGCCGCCAATTTCGCCGAGCAGCAGCCAGTTACGACCGCCAAGCCACGATCCAACATCGGGTCGCGGACCGACTGCTGGCTGTCACTGCCCAGTATACCAAGGAGCAGCAGGCTCTCAGCGTCTTGGAAATCGGCTGTTGCACCGGCCTGCTGACCAGCAAACTCCTCAACAGCAATATCAAGGTCCGGAGCCTGATCCTCAATGATCTCATGCCGGATTTTGCCGAGCGACTTCCTCAAAACCTTACTGTTGACAAACTGAGCTTCCTTCCCGGCGATATAGAAAAGCTCCCCCTGCCCGGCCCTTTTGACCTGATCATCTCATCCTCCACCTTTCATTGGCTTGATGATTTAGAACAGAGCCTGGACAAGCTCCTGGCCGCTCTGGCTCCCGGCGGCGTGCTCGCCTTTTCCCTCTACGGCCCGGACAACCTGCCCGAGATCAAAGAACTCACAGGAGTCGGACTTAATTACCTCTCCCTACCAGAGATAAGATCAATGCTGGAAAAACGATGCCTTCTCGAAGAAAGCTATCAGGATAAAGAAATTTTTCTTTTCCCCAAGCCACGCGATGTCCTCAATCATCTTCGCCAGACCGGGGTGAATTCCATCAATCGCAAACCTTGGACCCGACAGGAGCTGCATTCCTTTTGCCAGGAATATACAAAGAGATTTCAGGTTGATCAGGCAGTGCGCCTCACCTATAACCCCCTCTATTTCGTTGCCCGACGCAGTCGTGACCTGACGAAAAAAGTTGAAGAAAGAAGGACATCCAAATAA
- a CDS encoding alpha/beta fold hydrolase: protein MKAYWLHQQGNQDCLLFMAGWGMCPEPFYEIHAGSVDVLMLYDYRSMAFEDISSALEDLQRNLQENFQKKAPYRKIHLLAWSMGVWAASMLFANKTFSAPDLTSTPASTITSAIAIGGTCHPIHDKLGIPENNFTDMAKRLSPARLEAFQRSMFADEQEANRFTASFGKGERSFEEVHQELLALATAYTTYTTDKVQSDVPNIYTSRIVTGRDRIFPARNQVRAWGRKQCRTLSLPHFPFYHWPSWSTMIEEVKN from the coding sequence ATGAAAGCTTACTGGCTCCATCAACAGGGCAATCAGGACTGCCTGCTCTTTATGGCAGGCTGGGGCATGTGCCCGGAACCTTTTTATGAGATCCATGCCGGATCAGTTGATGTCTTGATGCTCTATGATTATCGCAGCATGGCTTTCGAAGATATATCCTCTGCCCTGGAAGACCTTCAGAGAAATCTTCAAGAAAACTTTCAGAAAAAAGCACCCTACCGAAAGATCCACCTGCTGGCCTGGTCTATGGGGGTTTGGGCTGCCTCGATGCTGTTTGCAAACAAAACGTTTTCTGCACCGGACCTTACTTCGACACCTGCTTCAACAATTACTTCAGCGATCGCAATCGGCGGAACCTGTCATCCCATCCATGACAAGCTCGGCATTCCTGAAAACAACTTTACTGACATGGCAAAGCGACTTTCTCCGGCCCGTCTGGAAGCATTTCAGCGTTCCATGTTTGCTGATGAACAGGAAGCAAACCGGTTCACAGCCTCTTTTGGTAAGGGAGAACGATCATTCGAAGAGGTTCATCAGGAGCTACTTGCTCTAGCCACTGCATATACGACATATACTACCGATAAAGTACAATCAGATGTACCCAATATCTATACCAGCAGGATTGTTACCGGGCGGGATAGAATTTTCCCGGCCCGCAATCAGGTCCGAGCCTGGGGCCGCAAACAATGCCGCACTCTCTCTCTGCCCCATTTTCCTTTTTATCATTGGCCAAGTTGGTCAACAATGATTGAAGAAGTAAAAAACTGA
- a CDS encoding 8-amino-7-oxononanoate synthase, translating to MDPFTFRITEQLRTLAKQGVRREILPVQLTGSARLQHQDREYLNLAGNDYLGLASNPTLLHKFYAALEQENLIEQFGLGSGASRLMTGNHDQYSRLEEKLARSYHMDKALIFNSGYHINIGLLPALAQKGDLILADKLCHASLIDGMRLSKAKMIRYPHLDYDRLEQLLQKHCAGPSVPHGQKKKVIFLVTESIFSMDGDCADLPTLVRLKDQYGALLYVDEAHSVGVRGHRGLGLAEEQNVTDWIDLLVGTFGKAWGGQGAFVACEETVYNYLVNTARSLIFTTALPPVNIHWLNFILPIIQKMSKERQQLAELARQVRYGLHEAGLKTGGESHIVPVMIGDEGQAVAIAKQLRQKGFWVQAVRTPTVPRGTARLRLSLTAAMNAEQLATLPKQIAEQLTQVSSA from the coding sequence GTGGATCCATTTACTTTCCGCATAACGGAACAGTTACGAACTCTTGCTAAGCAAGGAGTACGACGGGAGATTCTTCCTGTTCAACTCACTGGTTCCGCTCGCCTCCAGCACCAAGACAGGGAATACCTCAATTTAGCTGGCAATGACTACCTCGGCCTGGCCAGCAATCCGACCCTGCTCCATAAATTTTACGCTGCTCTTGAGCAAGAAAACCTTATTGAACAGTTCGGACTGGGCAGCGGTGCCTCCCGCCTCATGACCGGCAATCATGACCAGTACTCTCGATTGGAAGAAAAGCTGGCCCGCTCGTACCACATGGATAAAGCCTTGATCTTTAACTCAGGCTACCATATCAACATAGGCCTACTACCTGCCCTTGCCCAAAAAGGCGATCTGATCCTTGCGGACAAACTCTGCCATGCCAGCCTTATTGACGGCATGCGGCTCTCCAAGGCCAAGATGATTCGCTATCCTCATCTTGATTATGATCGCCTTGAGCAACTCTTGCAAAAGCACTGCGCCGGGCCTTCTGTACCTCATGGGCAGAAAAAAAAGGTTATTTTTCTTGTAACCGAATCCATCTTTTCCATGGACGGTGACTGTGCCGATCTCCCGACCTTGGTTCGCCTCAAAGACCAATACGGGGCTCTTCTCTATGTGGATGAAGCGCATTCTGTTGGAGTGCGCGGTCACAGGGGACTAGGTTTAGCTGAAGAGCAGAATGTTACAGATTGGATTGATCTTCTGGTGGGTACTTTCGGTAAGGCCTGGGGGGGCCAAGGGGCCTTTGTGGCCTGTGAAGAGACCGTATATAATTACTTGGTCAATACAGCACGCTCGCTTATTTTCACCACAGCCCTGCCTCCGGTCAATATCCACTGGCTCAACTTTATCCTGCCCATCATCCAAAAGATGAGCAAGGAACGACAACAGCTTGCGGAACTGGCTCGACAAGTACGTTATGGCTTGCACGAGGCAGGCCTCAAGACCGGCGGCGAAAGCCATATCGTTCCGGTTATGATCGGCGACGAAGGGCAAGCTGTCGCGATTGCCAAACAGTTGCGCCAAAAAGGTTTCTGGGTGCAGGCTGTCCGCACCCCGACCGTCCCGCGAGGTACCGCCCGTTTACGCCTTTCCCTGACTGCCGCCATGAACGCCGAGCAGCTGGCAACGTTACCGAAACAGATCGCTGAACAGCTCACTCAGGTCTCTTCAGCATGA
- a CDS encoding bifunctional aldolase/short-chain dehydrogenase, producing MLSLWSEQEAGACANELELRVYSSRLLGRDPSLVLHGGGNTSVKITERNAVGEEEEILYIKGSGWDLETIEAEGFAPVRLQPMIQLAGLDTLTDPQMVNELKTQLTRANAPAPSVETILHAALPFRYVDHTHADAVVTITNTADGRKRIEEIYGDHVVVIPYVMPGFDLARDVARFFAEQAGPQTVGMVLMNHGVFSFADSAKESYERMIQLVDMAERYLDANNAWELAPSVDEIDSDQINRLEVARLRQAVSAKAGRPLLLHVTNSTRGRSFVQRDDLGRISQQGPATPDHVIRTKAVPMLGRDVEGYAQAYKQYFTTHEPAAKERKTMLDSAPRVILDQDLGLCCLGKSAKDAAIVHDIYEHTMECILRGEKLGGWKALPPEDLFDMEYWDLEQAKLAKGGNTPLFSGEVALVTGAASGIGKACVDSFLQRGAAVVGLDIDERIVTVSAEAGFLGIPCDLTDEGQVQNALDQAVCRFGGLDMLVLNAGMFPASSTIAELSLETWRKVMAVNLDANLVLLRECYPLLKNAPGKGRVVVIGSKNVPAPGPGAGAYSASKAALTQLMRVAALEWGKDGIRINALHPNAVFDTGIWTDEVLEARAKHYGLSVQQYKTNNLLGAEVLSRHVAELASEMCGALFASTTAAQLPVDGGNDRVV from the coding sequence ATGCTGAGTTTATGGAGTGAACAAGAAGCCGGGGCCTGTGCAAACGAGCTTGAGCTACGAGTGTACTCGTCGCGTTTATTGGGACGAGATCCTTCATTGGTTTTGCATGGCGGCGGTAATACCTCGGTAAAGATTACAGAGAGAAATGCTGTCGGCGAAGAGGAAGAGATCCTCTATATTAAAGGAAGCGGATGGGATCTGGAAACCATTGAGGCCGAGGGTTTTGCTCCGGTGCGTTTGCAGCCTATGATTCAGTTGGCTGGGCTGGATACTCTGACAGATCCGCAAATGGTCAATGAATTAAAAACACAGCTGACCCGCGCCAATGCTCCTGCCCCCTCTGTGGAAACTATTTTGCACGCAGCCTTGCCGTTTCGCTATGTAGATCATACTCATGCTGATGCGGTGGTGACTATTACCAATACTGCTGATGGTCGCAAGCGTATAGAAGAAATATACGGTGATCATGTGGTGGTGATTCCCTACGTGATGCCGGGGTTTGATTTGGCCCGTGATGTTGCCCGTTTTTTTGCTGAACAGGCTGGTCCGCAGACCGTCGGCATGGTTTTGATGAATCATGGCGTTTTTTCCTTTGCTGATTCGGCCAAGGAGTCTTACGAGCGGATGATTCAGTTGGTTGATATGGCAGAGCGCTATTTGGATGCCAATAATGCCTGGGAGTTGGCGCCTTCAGTCGACGAGATCGATTCTGATCAGATAAACCGTCTTGAGGTTGCTAGGTTGCGCCAGGCGGTCTCAGCGAAGGCGGGCAGGCCTCTGCTTCTGCACGTGACCAACAGTACACGAGGACGGAGTTTTGTCCAGCGAGATGATCTGGGAAGGATTTCTCAGCAGGGGCCAGCAACCCCGGACCATGTGATCCGTACCAAAGCCGTACCCATGCTTGGCCGTGATGTGGAGGGCTATGCGCAGGCGTACAAGCAATATTTTACCACTCACGAGCCAGCTGCCAAGGAGCGCAAAACCATGCTGGATTCGGCACCACGGGTGATTCTGGACCAGGATCTTGGGCTGTGCTGTTTAGGGAAATCAGCAAAGGATGCAGCCATTGTTCATGATATCTATGAGCATACAATGGAATGTATTCTACGCGGAGAAAAGCTCGGCGGCTGGAAGGCCCTGCCTCCTGAAGATCTGTTTGATATGGAATATTGGGATTTGGAGCAGGCTAAGTTGGCCAAGGGCGGCAACACCCCGCTTTTCAGCGGAGAAGTGGCCTTGGTCACCGGAGCGGCCTCAGGGATTGGGAAGGCCTGTGTCGACTCGTTTTTGCAGAGAGGAGCCGCAGTGGTCGGCTTGGATATTGACGAGCGTATTGTTACGGTTTCGGCAGAGGCTGGCTTTCTCGGGATTCCATGCGATCTGACAGATGAAGGGCAGGTGCAGAATGCATTGGATCAGGCCGTGTGTCGTTTCGGGGGGCTGGATATGTTGGTGCTCAATGCGGGCATGTTCCCCGCCAGCTCAACGATTGCTGAGTTGTCCCTGGAAACATGGCGCAAGGTGATGGCGGTGAATCTTGATGCCAATCTTGTTTTACTCCGGGAATGTTATCCCCTGCTGAAAAATGCTCCGGGCAAGGGGCGAGTCGTGGTGATCGGTTCAAAGAATGTGCCAGCCCCCGGTCCTGGAGCCGGAGCGTACTCAGCTTCCAAAGCAGCCTTGACCCAGCTGATGCGAGTTGCTGCCTTGGAATGGGGCAAGGATGGAATTCGGATCAACGCACTGCATCCCAATGCTGTTTTTGATACAGGAATTTGGACAGACGAGGTGCTGGAGGCCAGGGCAAAGCATTATGGTTTATCTGTGCAGCAGTATAAAACAAATAATTTGCTTGGGGCAGAGGTGCTGAGTCGTCATGTTGCTGAGTTAGCATCTGAAATGTGCGGGGCTTTGTTTGCCAGTACAACAGCAGCCCAATTGCCTGTTGACGGAGGTAATGATCGTGTAGTTTGA